From Macaca fascicularis isolate 582-1 chromosome 14, T2T-MFA8v1.1, a single genomic window includes:
- the SYT8 gene encoding synaptotagmin-8 isoform X3, which translates to MGHPPDSPSTLAPAGTTAIPGLIPDLIAGTPWPRWALIAGALAAGVLVVSCLLCAACCCRRHRKKPRDKEAVGLGSARGITTTHLVQPDVDSLESSPGGAQQWGRLQLSLEYDFGSQEIRVGLRQAADLRPGGTVDPYARVSVSTQSGHRHETKVHRGTLCPVFDETCCFHIPQAELPGTTLQVQLFNFKRFSGHEPLGELRLPLGTVDLQHVLEHWYPLGPPAATEPEQVAELCFSLRYVPSSGRLTVVVLEARGLRPGLAEPYVKVQLMLNQRKWKKRKTATRKGTAAPYFNEAFTFLVPFSQVQVGLREAGAERDPVPDHEDHSLSPPTPTHGLSLHRMWTWCWPSGTAACRSGLSPWARCTWVPGPRGSPCNTGQTCWPTPGGPLPSGTPCSQPGRWTACWPCSPACACTCPCPTPERAACLGLSAEPRHLPRPPCRTTAINAFSCHCVSGWSLEGMQKQGLAPLARAPPQ; encoded by the exons ATGGGGCACCCACCAGACTCTCCCAGTACCTTGGCCCCAGCTGGTACCACAGCTATACCTGGGCTTATTCCAGACCTCATCGCCGGGACCCCCT GGCCCCGCTGGGCTCTCATTGCAGGCGCCCTTGCCGCGGGCGTCCTCGTCGTCTCCTGCCTCCTCTGTGCTgcctgctgctgccgccgccacAGGAAGAAGCCCAGGGACAAGGAGGCGGTGGGTCTGGGCAGTGCCCGTGGCATCACCACCACCCACCTG GTGCAGCCTGATGTGGATAGCCTGGAGTCCAGTCCGGGGGGCGCTCAGCAATGGGGGCGCCTGCAGCTGTCCCTGGAGTACGACTTTGGAAGCCAGGAG ATCAGGGTGGGCCTGAGGCAGGCAGCCGACCTGAGGCCCGGGGGCACCGTGGACCCCTATGCGCGGGTCAGCGTCTCCACCCAGTCCGGGCACAGACATGAGACAAAGGTGCACCGAGGCACGCTCTGCCCTGTGTTTGACGAGACCTGCTGCTTCCAC ATCCCGCAGGCGGAGCTGCCGGGGACCACCCTGCAGGTGCAGCTTTTCAACTTCAAGCGCTTCTCGGGGCATGAGCCCCTGGGTGAGCTCCGCCTGCCACTGGGCACCGTGGATCTACAGCACGTTCTGGAGCACTGGTACCCGCTGGGTCCGCCGGCTGCCACTGAG CCCGAGCAGGTGGCAGAGCTGTGCTTCTCCCTCCGGTACGTGCCCAGCTCAGGCCGGCTGACCGTGGTGGTGCTGGAGGCTCGAGGCCTGCGTCCAGGACTGGCAG AGCCCTACGTGAAGGTCCAGCTCATGCTGAACCAGAGGaagtggaagaagagaaagacagcCACCAGAAAGGGCACGGCTGCCCCCTACTTCAACGAGGCCTTCACCTTCCTGGTGCCCTTCAGTCAGGTCCAGGTGGGTCTCCGGGAGGCAGGGGCAGAGCGGGACCCAGTGCCGGACCACGAAGACCACAGTCTTTCTCCTCCAACTCCGACACATGGCCTGTCTCTGCACAGAATGTGGACCTGGTGCTGGCCGTCTGGGACCGCGGCCTGCCGCTCCGGGCTGAGCCCGTGGGCAAGGTGCACCTGGGTGCCCGGGCCTCGGGGCAGCCCCTGCAACACTGGGCAGACATGCTGGCCCACGCCCGGCGGCCCATTGCCCAGTGGCACCCCCTGCAGCCAGCCAGGGAGGTGGACCGCGTGCTGGCCCTGCAGCCCCGCCTGCGCCTGCACCTGCCCTTGCCCCACTCCTGAACGCGCCGCGTGCCTCGGTCTCTCCGCTGAGCCCAGGCACTTGCCCAGGCCGCCCTGCAGGACCACTGCAATAAACGCCTTCTCCTGCCACTGTGTGTCCGGCTGGAGCCTGGAGGGGATGCAGAAACAGGGCCTGGCTCCACTCGCCAGGGCCCCCCCACAATGA
- the SYT8 gene encoding synaptotagmin-8 isoform X2 codes for MGHPPDSPSTLAPAGTTAIPGLIPDLIAGTPCALAAGVLVVSCLLCAACCCRRHRKKPRDKEAVGLGSARGITTTHLVQPDVDSLESSPGGAQQWGRLQLSLEYDFGSQEIRVGLRQAADLRPGGTVDPYARVSVSTQSGHRHETKVHRGTLCPVFDETCCFHVSQGWSAGWAWTAGWAWAGAAGPGSRRCLRSRRRSCRGPPCRCSFSTSSASRGMSPWVSSACHWAPWIYSTFWSTGTRWVRRLPLSSGRLTVVVLEARGLRPGLAEPYVKVQLMLNQRKWKKRKTATRKGTAAPYFNEAFTFLVPFSQVQVGLREAGAERDPVPDHEDHSLSPPTPTHGLSLHRMWTWCWPSGTAACRSGLSPWARCTWVPGPRGSPCNTGQTCWPTPGGPLPSGTPCSQPGRWTACWPCSPACACTCPCPTPERAACLGLSAEPRHLPRPPCRTTAINAFSCHCVSGWSLEGMQKQGLAPLARAPPQ; via the exons ATGGGGCACCCACCAGACTCTCCCAGTACCTTGGCCCCAGCTGGTACCACAGCTATACCTGGGCTTATTCCAGACCTCATCGCCGGGACCCCCT GCGCCCTTGCCGCGGGCGTCCTCGTCGTCTCCTGCCTCCTCTGTGCTgcctgctgctgccgccgccacAGGAAGAAGCCCAGGGACAAGGAGGCGGTGGGTCTGGGCAGTGCCCGTGGCATCACCACCACCCACCTG GTGCAGCCTGATGTGGATAGCCTGGAGTCCAGTCCGGGGGGCGCTCAGCAATGGGGGCGCCTGCAGCTGTCCCTGGAGTACGACTTTGGAAGCCAGGAG ATCAGGGTGGGCCTGAGGCAGGCAGCCGACCTGAGGCCCGGGGGCACCGTGGACCCCTATGCGCGGGTCAGCGTCTCCACCCAGTCCGGGCACAGACATGAGACAAAGGTGCACCGAGGCACGCTCTGCCCTGTGTTTGACGAGACCTGCTGCTTCCACGTGAGTCAGGGATGGTCGGCTGGGTGGGCCTGGACAGCTGGGTGGGCCTGGGCTGGGGCAGCAGGGCCTGGTTCACGCCGCTGCCTCAGATCCCGCAGGCGGAGCTGCCGGGGACCACCCTGCAGGTGCAGCTTTTCAACTTCAAGCGCTTCTCGGGGCATGAGCCCCTGGGTGAGCTCCGCCTGCCACTGGGCACCGTGGATCTACAGCACGTTCTGGAGCACTGGTACCCGCTGGGTCCGCCGGCTGCCACTGAG CTCAGGCCGGCTGACCGTGGTGGTGCTGGAGGCTCGAGGCCTGCGTCCAGGACTGGCAG AGCCCTACGTGAAGGTCCAGCTCATGCTGAACCAGAGGaagtggaagaagagaaagacagcCACCAGAAAGGGCACGGCTGCCCCCTACTTCAACGAGGCCTTCACCTTCCTGGTGCCCTTCAGTCAGGTCCAGGTGGGTCTCCGGGAGGCAGGGGCAGAGCGGGACCCAGTGCCGGACCACGAAGACCACAGTCTTTCTCCTCCAACTCCGACACATGGCCTGTCTCTGCACAGAATGTGGACCTGGTGCTGGCCGTCTGGGACCGCGGCCTGCCGCTCCGGGCTGAGCCCGTGGGCAAGGTGCACCTGGGTGCCCGGGCCTCGGGGCAGCCCCTGCAACACTGGGCAGACATGCTGGCCCACGCCCGGCGGCCCATTGCCCAGTGGCACCCCCTGCAGCCAGCCAGGGAGGTGGACCGCGTGCTGGCCCTGCAGCCCCGCCTGCGCCTGCACCTGCCCTTGCCCCACTCCTGAACGCGCCGCGTGCCTCGGTCTCTCCGCTGAGCCCAGGCACTTGCCCAGGCCGCCCTGCAGGACCACTGCAATAAACGCCTTCTCCTGCCACTGTGTGTCCGGCTGGAGCCTGGAGGGGATGCAGAAACAGGGCCTGGCTCCACTCGCCAGGGCCCCCCCACAATGA
- the SYT8 gene encoding synaptotagmin-8 isoform X1, producing the protein MGHPPDSPSTLAPAGTTAIPGLIPDLIAGTPWPRWALIAGALAAGVLVVSCLLCAACCCRRHRKKPRDKEAVGLGSARGITTTHLVQPDVDSLESSPGGAQQWGRLQLSLEYDFGSQEIRVGLRQAADLRPGGTVDPYARVSVSTQSGHRHETKVHRGTLCPVFDETCCFHVSQGWSAGWAWTAGWAWAGAAGPGSRRCLRSRRRSCRGPPCRCSFSTSSASRGMSPWVSSACHWAPWIYSTFWSTGTRWVRRLPLSSGRLTVVVLEARGLRPGLAEPYVKVQLMLNQRKWKKRKTATRKGTAAPYFNEAFTFLVPFSQVQVGLREAGAERDPVPDHEDHSLSPPTPTHGLSLHRMWTWCWPSGTAACRSGLSPWARCTWVPGPRGSPCNTGQTCWPTPGGPLPSGTPCSQPGRWTACWPCSPACACTCPCPTPERAACLGLSAEPRHLPRPPCRTTAINAFSCHCVSGWSLEGMQKQGLAPLARAPPQ; encoded by the exons ATGGGGCACCCACCAGACTCTCCCAGTACCTTGGCCCCAGCTGGTACCACAGCTATACCTGGGCTTATTCCAGACCTCATCGCCGGGACCCCCT GGCCCCGCTGGGCTCTCATTGCAGGCGCCCTTGCCGCGGGCGTCCTCGTCGTCTCCTGCCTCCTCTGTGCTgcctgctgctgccgccgccacAGGAAGAAGCCCAGGGACAAGGAGGCGGTGGGTCTGGGCAGTGCCCGTGGCATCACCACCACCCACCTG GTGCAGCCTGATGTGGATAGCCTGGAGTCCAGTCCGGGGGGCGCTCAGCAATGGGGGCGCCTGCAGCTGTCCCTGGAGTACGACTTTGGAAGCCAGGAG ATCAGGGTGGGCCTGAGGCAGGCAGCCGACCTGAGGCCCGGGGGCACCGTGGACCCCTATGCGCGGGTCAGCGTCTCCACCCAGTCCGGGCACAGACATGAGACAAAGGTGCACCGAGGCACGCTCTGCCCTGTGTTTGACGAGACCTGCTGCTTCCACGTGAGTCAGGGATGGTCGGCTGGGTGGGCCTGGACAGCTGGGTGGGCCTGGGCTGGGGCAGCAGGGCCTGGTTCACGCCGCTGCCTCAGATCCCGCAGGCGGAGCTGCCGGGGACCACCCTGCAGGTGCAGCTTTTCAACTTCAAGCGCTTCTCGGGGCATGAGCCCCTGGGTGAGCTCCGCCTGCCACTGGGCACCGTGGATCTACAGCACGTTCTGGAGCACTGGTACCCGCTGGGTCCGCCGGCTGCCACTGAG CTCAGGCCGGCTGACCGTGGTGGTGCTGGAGGCTCGAGGCCTGCGTCCAGGACTGGCAG AGCCCTACGTGAAGGTCCAGCTCATGCTGAACCAGAGGaagtggaagaagagaaagacagcCACCAGAAAGGGCACGGCTGCCCCCTACTTCAACGAGGCCTTCACCTTCCTGGTGCCCTTCAGTCAGGTCCAGGTGGGTCTCCGGGAGGCAGGGGCAGAGCGGGACCCAGTGCCGGACCACGAAGACCACAGTCTTTCTCCTCCAACTCCGACACATGGCCTGTCTCTGCACAGAATGTGGACCTGGTGCTGGCCGTCTGGGACCGCGGCCTGCCGCTCCGGGCTGAGCCCGTGGGCAAGGTGCACCTGGGTGCCCGGGCCTCGGGGCAGCCCCTGCAACACTGGGCAGACATGCTGGCCCACGCCCGGCGGCCCATTGCCCAGTGGCACCCCCTGCAGCCAGCCAGGGAGGTGGACCGCGTGCTGGCCCTGCAGCCCCGCCTGCGCCTGCACCTGCCCTTGCCCCACTCCTGAACGCGCCGCGTGCCTCGGTCTCTCCGCTGAGCCCAGGCACTTGCCCAGGCCGCCCTGCAGGACCACTGCAATAAACGCCTTCTCCTGCCACTGTGTGTCCGGCTGGAGCCTGGAGGGGATGCAGAAACAGGGCCTGGCTCCACTCGCCAGGGCCCCCCCACAATGA
- the SYT8 gene encoding synaptotagmin-8 isoform X13: MGHPPDSPSTLAPAGTTAIPGLIPDLIAGTPWPRWALIAGALAAGVLVVSCLLCAACCCRRHRKKPRDKEAVGLGSARGITTTHLVQPDVDSLESSPGGAQQWGRLQLSLEYDFGSQEIRVGLRQAADLRPGGTVDPYARVSVSTQSGHRHETKVHRGTLCPVFDETCCFHIPQAELPGTTLQVQLFNFKRFSGHEPLGELRLPLGTVDLQHVLEHWYPLGPPAATELRPADRGGAGGSRPASRTGRALREGPAHAEPEEVEEEKDSHQKGHGCPLLQRGLHLPGALQSGPGREIASRKEGAVRQSSADVAEPGRPRLEVQASPREPGLPKGVRPGLKWETARCRG; the protein is encoded by the exons ATGGGGCACCCACCAGACTCTCCCAGTACCTTGGCCCCAGCTGGTACCACAGCTATACCTGGGCTTATTCCAGACCTCATCGCCGGGACCCCCT GGCCCCGCTGGGCTCTCATTGCAGGCGCCCTTGCCGCGGGCGTCCTCGTCGTCTCCTGCCTCCTCTGTGCTgcctgctgctgccgccgccacAGGAAGAAGCCCAGGGACAAGGAGGCGGTGGGTCTGGGCAGTGCCCGTGGCATCACCACCACCCACCTG GTGCAGCCTGATGTGGATAGCCTGGAGTCCAGTCCGGGGGGCGCTCAGCAATGGGGGCGCCTGCAGCTGTCCCTGGAGTACGACTTTGGAAGCCAGGAG ATCAGGGTGGGCCTGAGGCAGGCAGCCGACCTGAGGCCCGGGGGCACCGTGGACCCCTATGCGCGGGTCAGCGTCTCCACCCAGTCCGGGCACAGACATGAGACAAAGGTGCACCGAGGCACGCTCTGCCCTGTGTTTGACGAGACCTGCTGCTTCCAC ATCCCGCAGGCGGAGCTGCCGGGGACCACCCTGCAGGTGCAGCTTTTCAACTTCAAGCGCTTCTCGGGGCATGAGCCCCTGGGTGAGCTCCGCCTGCCACTGGGCACCGTGGATCTACAGCACGTTCTGGAGCACTGGTACCCGCTGGGTCCGCCGGCTGCCACTGAG CTCAGGCCGGCTGACCGTGGTGGTGCTGGAGGCTCGAGGCCTGCGTCCAGGACTGGCAG AGCCCTACGTGAAGGTCCAGCTCATGCTGAACCAGAGGaagtggaagaagagaaagacagcCACCAGAAAGGGCACGGCTGCCCCCTACTTCAACGAGGCCTTCACCTTCCTGGTGCCCTTCAGTCAGGTCCAG GCAGGGAGATAGCATCACGCAAGGAGGGGGCAGTCCGCCAGTCCTCGGCCGACGTGGCGGAGCCTGGAAGGCCACGTCTGGAAGTCCAGGCCTCACCCCGGGAGCCAGGCTTGCCGAAGGGGGTCAGGCCTGGGCTGAAGTGGGAAACGGCCCGTTGCAGGGGCTGA
- the SYT8 gene encoding synaptotagmin-8 isoform X5, whose product MGHPPDSPSTLAPAGTTAIPGLIPDLIAGTPWPRWALIAGALAAGVLVVSCLLCAACCCRRHRKKPRDKEAVGLGSARGITTTHLVQPDVDSLESSPGGAQQWGRLQLSLEYDFGSQEIRVGLRQAADLRPGGTVDPYARVSVSTQSGHRHETKVHRGTLCPVFDETCCFHVQLFNFKRFSGHEPLGELRLPLGTVDLQHVLEHWYPLGPPAATEPEQVAELCFSLRYVPSSGRLTVVVLEARGLRPGLAEPYVKVQLMLNQRKWKKRKTATRKGTAAPYFNEAFTFLVPFSQVQVGLREAGAERDPVPDHEDHSLSPPTPTHGLSLHRMWTWCWPSGTAACRSGLSPWARCTWVPGPRGSPCNTGQTCWPTPGGPLPSGTPCSQPGRWTACWPCSPACACTCPCPTPERAACLGLSAEPRHLPRPPCRTTAINAFSCHCVSGWSLEGMQKQGLAPLARAPPQ is encoded by the exons ATGGGGCACCCACCAGACTCTCCCAGTACCTTGGCCCCAGCTGGTACCACAGCTATACCTGGGCTTATTCCAGACCTCATCGCCGGGACCCCCT GGCCCCGCTGGGCTCTCATTGCAGGCGCCCTTGCCGCGGGCGTCCTCGTCGTCTCCTGCCTCCTCTGTGCTgcctgctgctgccgccgccacAGGAAGAAGCCCAGGGACAAGGAGGCGGTGGGTCTGGGCAGTGCCCGTGGCATCACCACCACCCACCTG GTGCAGCCTGATGTGGATAGCCTGGAGTCCAGTCCGGGGGGCGCTCAGCAATGGGGGCGCCTGCAGCTGTCCCTGGAGTACGACTTTGGAAGCCAGGAG ATCAGGGTGGGCCTGAGGCAGGCAGCCGACCTGAGGCCCGGGGGCACCGTGGACCCCTATGCGCGGGTCAGCGTCTCCACCCAGTCCGGGCACAGACATGAGACAAAGGTGCACCGAGGCACGCTCTGCCCTGTGTTTGACGAGACCTGCTGCTTCCAC GTGCAGCTTTTCAACTTCAAGCGCTTCTCGGGGCATGAGCCCCTGGGTGAGCTCCGCCTGCCACTGGGCACCGTGGATCTACAGCACGTTCTGGAGCACTGGTACCCGCTGGGTCCGCCGGCTGCCACTGAG CCCGAGCAGGTGGCAGAGCTGTGCTTCTCCCTCCGGTACGTGCCCAGCTCAGGCCGGCTGACCGTGGTGGTGCTGGAGGCTCGAGGCCTGCGTCCAGGACTGGCAG AGCCCTACGTGAAGGTCCAGCTCATGCTGAACCAGAGGaagtggaagaagagaaagacagcCACCAGAAAGGGCACGGCTGCCCCCTACTTCAACGAGGCCTTCACCTTCCTGGTGCCCTTCAGTCAGGTCCAGGTGGGTCTCCGGGAGGCAGGGGCAGAGCGGGACCCAGTGCCGGACCACGAAGACCACAGTCTTTCTCCTCCAACTCCGACACATGGCCTGTCTCTGCACAGAATGTGGACCTGGTGCTGGCCGTCTGGGACCGCGGCCTGCCGCTCCGGGCTGAGCCCGTGGGCAAGGTGCACCTGGGTGCCCGGGCCTCGGGGCAGCCCCTGCAACACTGGGCAGACATGCTGGCCCACGCCCGGCGGCCCATTGCCCAGTGGCACCCCCTGCAGCCAGCCAGGGAGGTGGACCGCGTGCTGGCCCTGCAGCCCCGCCTGCGCCTGCACCTGCCCTTGCCCCACTCCTGAACGCGCCGCGTGCCTCGGTCTCTCCGCTGAGCCCAGGCACTTGCCCAGGCCGCCCTGCAGGACCACTGCAATAAACGCCTTCTCCTGCCACTGTGTGTCCGGCTGGAGCCTGGAGGGGATGCAGAAACAGGGCCTGGCTCCACTCGCCAGGGCCCCCCCACAATGA
- the SYT8 gene encoding synaptotagmin-8 isoform X17: MGHPPDSPSTLAPAGTTAIPGLIPDLIAGTPCALAAGVLVVSCLLCAACCCRRHRKKPRDKEAVGLGSARGITTTHLVQPDVDSLESSPGGAQQWGRLQLSLEYDFGSQEIRVGLRQAADLRPGGTVDPYARVSVSTQSGHRHETKVHRGTLCPVFDETCCFHIPQAELPGTTLQVQLFNFKRFSGHEPLGELRLPLGTVDLQHVLEHWYPLGPPAATELRPADRGGAGGSRPASRTGRALREGPAHAEPEEVEEEKDSHQKGHGCPLLQRGLHLPGALQSGPECGPGAGRLGPRPAAPG, translated from the exons ATGGGGCACCCACCAGACTCTCCCAGTACCTTGGCCCCAGCTGGTACCACAGCTATACCTGGGCTTATTCCAGACCTCATCGCCGGGACCCCCT GCGCCCTTGCCGCGGGCGTCCTCGTCGTCTCCTGCCTCCTCTGTGCTgcctgctgctgccgccgccacAGGAAGAAGCCCAGGGACAAGGAGGCGGTGGGTCTGGGCAGTGCCCGTGGCATCACCACCACCCACCTG GTGCAGCCTGATGTGGATAGCCTGGAGTCCAGTCCGGGGGGCGCTCAGCAATGGGGGCGCCTGCAGCTGTCCCTGGAGTACGACTTTGGAAGCCAGGAG ATCAGGGTGGGCCTGAGGCAGGCAGCCGACCTGAGGCCCGGGGGCACCGTGGACCCCTATGCGCGGGTCAGCGTCTCCACCCAGTCCGGGCACAGACATGAGACAAAGGTGCACCGAGGCACGCTCTGCCCTGTGTTTGACGAGACCTGCTGCTTCCAC ATCCCGCAGGCGGAGCTGCCGGGGACCACCCTGCAGGTGCAGCTTTTCAACTTCAAGCGCTTCTCGGGGCATGAGCCCCTGGGTGAGCTCCGCCTGCCACTGGGCACCGTGGATCTACAGCACGTTCTGGAGCACTGGTACCCGCTGGGTCCGCCGGCTGCCACTGAG CTCAGGCCGGCTGACCGTGGTGGTGCTGGAGGCTCGAGGCCTGCGTCCAGGACTGGCAG AGCCCTACGTGAAGGTCCAGCTCATGCTGAACCAGAGGaagtggaagaagagaaagacagcCACCAGAAAGGGCACGGCTGCCCCCTACTTCAACGAGGCCTTCACCTTCCTGGTGCCCTTCAGTCAGGTCCAG AATGTGGACCTGGTGCTGGCCGTCTGGGACCGCGGCCTGCCGCTCCGGGCTGA
- the SYT8 gene encoding synaptotagmin-8 isoform X4, with protein MGHPPDSPSTLAPAGTTAIPGLIPDLIAGTPCALAAGVLVVSCLLCAACCCRRHRKKPRDKEAVGLGSARGITTTHLVQPDVDSLESSPGGAQQWGRLQLSLEYDFGSQEIRVGLRQAADLRPGGTVDPYARVSVSTQSGHRHETKVHRGTLCPVFDETCCFHIPQAELPGTTLQVQLFNFKRFSGHEPLGELRLPLGTVDLQHVLEHWYPLGPPAATEPEQVAELCFSLRYVPSSGRLTVVVLEARGLRPGLAEPYVKVQLMLNQRKWKKRKTATRKGTAAPYFNEAFTFLVPFSQVQVGLREAGAERDPVPDHEDHSLSPPTPTHGLSLHRMWTWCWPSGTAACRSGLSPWARCTWVPGPRGSPCNTGQTCWPTPGGPLPSGTPCSQPGRWTACWPCSPACACTCPCPTPERAACLGLSAEPRHLPRPPCRTTAINAFSCHCVSGWSLEGMQKQGLAPLARAPPQ; from the exons ATGGGGCACCCACCAGACTCTCCCAGTACCTTGGCCCCAGCTGGTACCACAGCTATACCTGGGCTTATTCCAGACCTCATCGCCGGGACCCCCT GCGCCCTTGCCGCGGGCGTCCTCGTCGTCTCCTGCCTCCTCTGTGCTgcctgctgctgccgccgccacAGGAAGAAGCCCAGGGACAAGGAGGCGGTGGGTCTGGGCAGTGCCCGTGGCATCACCACCACCCACCTG GTGCAGCCTGATGTGGATAGCCTGGAGTCCAGTCCGGGGGGCGCTCAGCAATGGGGGCGCCTGCAGCTGTCCCTGGAGTACGACTTTGGAAGCCAGGAG ATCAGGGTGGGCCTGAGGCAGGCAGCCGACCTGAGGCCCGGGGGCACCGTGGACCCCTATGCGCGGGTCAGCGTCTCCACCCAGTCCGGGCACAGACATGAGACAAAGGTGCACCGAGGCACGCTCTGCCCTGTGTTTGACGAGACCTGCTGCTTCCAC ATCCCGCAGGCGGAGCTGCCGGGGACCACCCTGCAGGTGCAGCTTTTCAACTTCAAGCGCTTCTCGGGGCATGAGCCCCTGGGTGAGCTCCGCCTGCCACTGGGCACCGTGGATCTACAGCACGTTCTGGAGCACTGGTACCCGCTGGGTCCGCCGGCTGCCACTGAG CCCGAGCAGGTGGCAGAGCTGTGCTTCTCCCTCCGGTACGTGCCCAGCTCAGGCCGGCTGACCGTGGTGGTGCTGGAGGCTCGAGGCCTGCGTCCAGGACTGGCAG AGCCCTACGTGAAGGTCCAGCTCATGCTGAACCAGAGGaagtggaagaagagaaagacagcCACCAGAAAGGGCACGGCTGCCCCCTACTTCAACGAGGCCTTCACCTTCCTGGTGCCCTTCAGTCAGGTCCAGGTGGGTCTCCGGGAGGCAGGGGCAGAGCGGGACCCAGTGCCGGACCACGAAGACCACAGTCTTTCTCCTCCAACTCCGACACATGGCCTGTCTCTGCACAGAATGTGGACCTGGTGCTGGCCGTCTGGGACCGCGGCCTGCCGCTCCGGGCTGAGCCCGTGGGCAAGGTGCACCTGGGTGCCCGGGCCTCGGGGCAGCCCCTGCAACACTGGGCAGACATGCTGGCCCACGCCCGGCGGCCCATTGCCCAGTGGCACCCCCTGCAGCCAGCCAGGGAGGTGGACCGCGTGCTGGCCCTGCAGCCCCGCCTGCGCCTGCACCTGCCCTTGCCCCACTCCTGAACGCGCCGCGTGCCTCGGTCTCTCCGCTGAGCCCAGGCACTTGCCCAGGCCGCCCTGCAGGACCACTGCAATAAACGCCTTCTCCTGCCACTGTGTGTCCGGCTGGAGCCTGGAGGGGATGCAGAAACAGGGCCTGGCTCCACTCGCCAGGGCCCCCCCACAATGA
- the SYT8 gene encoding synaptotagmin-8 isoform X6 has protein sequence MGHPPDSPSTLAPAGTTAIPGLIPDLIAGTPCALAAGVLVVSCLLCAACCCRRHRKKPRDKEAVGLGSARGITTTHLVQPDVDSLESSPGGAQQWGRLQLSLEYDFGSQEIRVGLRQAADLRPGGTVDPYARVSVSTQSGHRHETKVHRGTLCPVFDETCCFHVQLFNFKRFSGHEPLGELRLPLGTVDLQHVLEHWYPLGPPAATEPEQVAELCFSLRYVPSSGRLTVVVLEARGLRPGLAEPYVKVQLMLNQRKWKKRKTATRKGTAAPYFNEAFTFLVPFSQVQVGLREAGAERDPVPDHEDHSLSPPTPTHGLSLHRMWTWCWPSGTAACRSGLSPWARCTWVPGPRGSPCNTGQTCWPTPGGPLPSGTPCSQPGRWTACWPCSPACACTCPCPTPERAACLGLSAEPRHLPRPPCRTTAINAFSCHCVSGWSLEGMQKQGLAPLARAPPQ, from the exons ATGGGGCACCCACCAGACTCTCCCAGTACCTTGGCCCCAGCTGGTACCACAGCTATACCTGGGCTTATTCCAGACCTCATCGCCGGGACCCCCT GCGCCCTTGCCGCGGGCGTCCTCGTCGTCTCCTGCCTCCTCTGTGCTgcctgctgctgccgccgccacAGGAAGAAGCCCAGGGACAAGGAGGCGGTGGGTCTGGGCAGTGCCCGTGGCATCACCACCACCCACCTG GTGCAGCCTGATGTGGATAGCCTGGAGTCCAGTCCGGGGGGCGCTCAGCAATGGGGGCGCCTGCAGCTGTCCCTGGAGTACGACTTTGGAAGCCAGGAG ATCAGGGTGGGCCTGAGGCAGGCAGCCGACCTGAGGCCCGGGGGCACCGTGGACCCCTATGCGCGGGTCAGCGTCTCCACCCAGTCCGGGCACAGACATGAGACAAAGGTGCACCGAGGCACGCTCTGCCCTGTGTTTGACGAGACCTGCTGCTTCCAC GTGCAGCTTTTCAACTTCAAGCGCTTCTCGGGGCATGAGCCCCTGGGTGAGCTCCGCCTGCCACTGGGCACCGTGGATCTACAGCACGTTCTGGAGCACTGGTACCCGCTGGGTCCGCCGGCTGCCACTGAG CCCGAGCAGGTGGCAGAGCTGTGCTTCTCCCTCCGGTACGTGCCCAGCTCAGGCCGGCTGACCGTGGTGGTGCTGGAGGCTCGAGGCCTGCGTCCAGGACTGGCAG AGCCCTACGTGAAGGTCCAGCTCATGCTGAACCAGAGGaagtggaagaagagaaagacagcCACCAGAAAGGGCACGGCTGCCCCCTACTTCAACGAGGCCTTCACCTTCCTGGTGCCCTTCAGTCAGGTCCAGGTGGGTCTCCGGGAGGCAGGGGCAGAGCGGGACCCAGTGCCGGACCACGAAGACCACAGTCTTTCTCCTCCAACTCCGACACATGGCCTGTCTCTGCACAGAATGTGGACCTGGTGCTGGCCGTCTGGGACCGCGGCCTGCCGCTCCGGGCTGAGCCCGTGGGCAAGGTGCACCTGGGTGCCCGGGCCTCGGGGCAGCCCCTGCAACACTGGGCAGACATGCTGGCCCACGCCCGGCGGCCCATTGCCCAGTGGCACCCCCTGCAGCCAGCCAGGGAGGTGGACCGCGTGCTGGCCCTGCAGCCCCGCCTGCGCCTGCACCTGCCCTTGCCCCACTCCTGAACGCGCCGCGTGCCTCGGTCTCTCCGCTGAGCCCAGGCACTTGCCCAGGCCGCCCTGCAGGACCACTGCAATAAACGCCTTCTCCTGCCACTGTGTGTCCGGCTGGAGCCTGGAGGGGATGCAGAAACAGGGCCTGGCTCCACTCGCCAGGGCCCCCCCACAATGA